The Mycolicibacterium mageritense genome contains a region encoding:
- a CDS encoding cold-shock protein yields MPQGTVKWFNAEKGFGFIAPEDGSADVFVHYTEIQGSGFRTLEENQKVEFEVGQSPKGPQATGVRTI; encoded by the coding sequence ATGCCACAGGGAACTGTGAAGTGGTTCAACGCGGAGAAGGGCTTCGGCTTCATCGCGCCCGAGGACGGCTCCGCCGACGTGTTTGTCCACTACACGGAAATCCAGGGCAGCGGCTTCCGCACCCTGGAAGAGAACCAGAAGGTTGAGTTCGAGGTCGGCCAGAGCCCCAAGGGGCCGCAGGCCACGGGTGTTCGGACCATCTGA
- the topA gene encoding type I DNA topoisomerase — translation MAGDDRSGGRTGNIRRLVIVESPTKARKIASYLGSNYVVESSRGHIRDLPRNAADVPAKYKSEAWARLGVNVDDNFEPLYIVSPDKKGTVSELKDLLKGVDELYLATDGDREGEAIAWHLVETLKPRIPYRRMVFHEITEPAIRDAAANPRDLDIDLVDAQETRRILDRLYGYEVSPVLWKKVAPKLSAGRVQSVATRIIVQRERERMAFRTAGYWDVTAELDASVSDPQATPPRFTAKLNTVDGRRVATGRDFDSLGQVRKPDEVLVLDEAAAGALAAGLRGAQLAVSSVEQKPYTRRPYAPFMTSTLQQEAGRKLRFSSERTMSIAQRLYENGYITYMRTDSTTLSESAINAARNQARQLYGDEYVHPTPRQYTRKVKNAQEAHEAIRPAGDVFQTPGQLHAQLDTDEFRLYELIWQRTVASQMADARGTTLSLRIAGAAAGGEQVVFNASGRTITFPGFLKAYVESIDELAGGESDDAESRLPNLTQGQRVDAAELTADGHQTSPPARFTEASLIKVLEELGIGRPSTYSSIIKTIQDRGYVQKKGSALVPSWVAFAVVGLLEQHFGRLVDYDFTAAMEDELDEIANGQERRTNWLNNFYFGGEHGVEGSVARAGGLKKLVGVNLEGIDAREVNSIKLFDDSEGRAINVRVGRNGPYLERMIADPDNPGELKPQRANLKEDLTPDELTLELAEKLFATPQEGRVLGVDPATGHEIVAKDGRFGPYVTEVLPEPEEPDDGAAGTPAKKGKKPTGPKPRTGSLLRSMDLETVTLDDALKLLSLPRVVGVDPSNGEEITAQNGRYGPYLKRGTDSRSLATEEQMFDITLEEALKIYAEPKRRGRQAASAPPLRELGTDPASGKPMVIKDGRFGPYVTDGETNASLRKGDDVASITDERASELLADRRAKGPVKKAAKKAPAKKAAAKKTPAKKAPAKKAAAKKT, via the coding sequence TTGGCTGGCGACGACCGCAGCGGCGGTAGGACGGGAAATATCCGGCGACTCGTCATTGTCGAGTCGCCGACCAAAGCGCGCAAAATAGCCAGCTACCTGGGCTCGAACTACGTCGTCGAGTCCTCGCGCGGCCACATCAGGGATCTGCCGCGCAACGCCGCCGACGTGCCCGCCAAGTACAAATCCGAGGCCTGGGCGCGGCTCGGCGTGAACGTCGACGACAACTTCGAGCCGCTCTACATCGTCAGCCCTGACAAGAAGGGCACGGTATCGGAGCTCAAAGACCTGCTCAAAGGTGTCGACGAGCTCTACCTGGCAACGGACGGTGACCGCGAGGGTGAGGCCATCGCGTGGCACCTCGTGGAGACGCTCAAGCCCCGCATCCCGTATCGCCGGATGGTGTTCCACGAGATCACCGAGCCCGCGATCCGCGACGCCGCCGCAAACCCGCGTGACCTGGACATCGACCTGGTCGACGCGCAGGAGACCCGGCGCATCCTCGACCGCCTGTACGGCTACGAGGTCAGCCCGGTGCTGTGGAAGAAGGTCGCCCCGAAGCTTTCGGCGGGCCGCGTGCAGTCCGTGGCCACGCGCATCATCGTGCAGCGCGAACGGGAGCGCATGGCGTTCCGCACGGCCGGTTACTGGGACGTCACCGCCGAGCTCGACGCCAGCGTGTCCGACCCGCAGGCCACGCCGCCCCGGTTCACCGCGAAGCTCAACACGGTCGACGGGCGCCGCGTCGCGACGGGCCGCGATTTCGACTCGCTGGGGCAGGTCCGCAAGCCCGATGAGGTGCTGGTGCTCGACGAGGCCGCCGCCGGGGCCCTGGCGGCCGGGCTGCGCGGTGCGCAGCTGGCGGTCAGCTCGGTCGAGCAGAAGCCGTACACCCGCCGGCCCTACGCGCCGTTCATGACCTCGACGCTGCAGCAGGAGGCCGGCCGCAAGCTGCGGTTCAGCTCCGAGCGCACCATGAGCATCGCGCAGCGGCTGTACGAGAACGGCTACATCACCTACATGCGTACCGACTCGACGACTTTGTCGGAGTCGGCCATCAACGCGGCTCGCAACCAGGCGCGGCAGCTCTACGGTGACGAGTACGTGCACCCGACGCCGCGGCAGTACACCCGCAAGGTCAAGAACGCGCAGGAAGCGCACGAGGCCATCCGGCCCGCCGGTGACGTGTTCCAGACGCCGGGCCAGCTGCACGCGCAGCTCGACACCGACGAGTTCCGGCTCTACGAGCTGATCTGGCAGCGCACCGTGGCCTCGCAGATGGCCGATGCGCGCGGCACCACGCTGTCGTTGCGGATCGCCGGCGCTGCGGCAGGCGGTGAGCAGGTTGTCTTCAACGCGTCCGGTCGCACCATCACGTTCCCGGGCTTCCTCAAGGCCTACGTCGAGAGCATCGACGAGCTGGCCGGTGGCGAGTCCGACGACGCCGAGAGCCGCCTGCCGAACCTGACGCAGGGGCAGCGGGTCGACGCCGCCGAACTCACTGCCGACGGGCACCAGACCAGCCCGCCCGCACGTTTCACCGAGGCGTCGCTGATCAAGGTGCTCGAAGAGCTTGGCATCGGCCGCCCGTCGACGTACAGCTCGATCATCAAGACCATCCAGGACCGCGGCTACGTGCAGAAGAAGGGCAGCGCGCTGGTCCCGTCCTGGGTCGCGTTCGCGGTCGTGGGCCTGTTGGAGCAGCACTTCGGCCGGCTGGTCGACTACGACTTCACCGCGGCCATGGAAGACGAACTCGACGAGATCGCCAATGGTCAGGAGCGAAGGACCAACTGGCTCAACAACTTCTACTTCGGCGGTGAACACGGCGTCGAAGGTTCGGTGGCGCGTGCGGGCGGGCTCAAGAAGCTCGTGGGCGTCAACCTCGAAGGCATCGACGCGCGAGAAGTCAACTCCATCAAGCTCTTCGACGATTCCGAAGGGCGGGCCATCAACGTGCGGGTGGGCCGCAACGGCCCGTACCTGGAGCGCATGATCGCCGATCCCGACAATCCGGGGGAGCTGAAGCCTCAGCGGGCCAACCTCAAAGAGGATCTGACGCCCGACGAGCTGACTCTCGAACTGGCCGAAAAGCTTTTCGCCACACCACAAGAAGGTCGCGTGCTCGGTGTCGATCCCGCGACCGGACACGAGATCGTGGCCAAGGACGGCCGCTTCGGCCCCTACGTCACCGAGGTGCTGCCCGAACCCGAGGAGCCCGACGACGGCGCGGCCGGAACCCCGGCCAAGAAGGGCAAGAAGCCGACGGGGCCCAAGCCGCGCACCGGATCTCTGCTGCGGTCGATGGATCTGGAGACCGTCACGCTCGACGATGCGCTCAAGCTGCTGTCGCTGCCGCGCGTGGTCGGCGTAGACCCGTCCAACGGTGAGGAGATCACCGCGCAGAACGGCCGCTATGGCCCATACCTCAAGCGCGGCACCGATTCCCGCTCGCTGGCCACCGAGGAGCAGATGTTCGACATCACCCTCGAAGAGGCGCTCAAGATCTACGCCGAGCCCAAACGCCGTGGGCGCCAAGCCGCATCGGCTCCGCCACTGCGTGAGCTCGGTACCGACCCCGCGTCGGGCAAGCCCATGGTGATCAAGGACGGCCGGTTCGGGCCCTACGTGACCGACGGCGAGACCAACGCGAGCCTGCGCAAGGGCGACGACGTCGCGTCGATCACCGATGAGCGCGCATCGGAACTGCTGGCCGACCGCCGGGCCAAGGGTCCGGTCAAGAAGGCCGCCAAGAAGGCTCCGGCCAAGAAGGCTGCCGCGAAGAAGACCCCGGCCAAGAAGGCGCCCGCCAAGAAAGCCGCCGCCAAGAAGACCTAA
- a CDS encoding adenylate/guanylate cyclase domain-containing protein, producing MSTEAVPIGRISAFVRWVARTPWPVFTLGMLQADIIGALFVLGFLRFGLPPEDRIQLQDLPAANLAVFLGYLFVSFTVGAYLTLRLLLPVIRWQRRDTLLADGDPAITELARTRALRMPFYRTLISVSNWCFGSIVFIIASWPVASGSAPIVAVATALGATATAIIGYLQSERVLRPVAVAALRGGVPENFHAPGVILRQVLTWVLSTGVPVLAIVLALVASKFSILTATADRLTTPLLLLAVAALVIGLSGTVLVAMSIADPLRQLRWALGEVQRGNYNAHMQIYDASELGLLQAGFNDMVRDLAERQRLRDLFGRYVGEDVARRALERGTELGGQERDVAVLFVDLVGSTHLASTIPAAEVVNLLNEFFRVIVDTVNRHGGFVNKFQGDAALAIFGAPIEHPDASGAALAASRELHDELLTVLGSDTEFGIGVSAGRAIAGHIGAQARFEYTVIGDPVNEAARLTELAKLEEGHVLASAIAVSGALDAEALCWDVGEIVELRGRTAPTQLARPVNLVLPRDLADNVTESDLTG from the coding sequence GTGAGCACGGAGGCGGTACCGATCGGGCGAATCAGCGCATTCGTCCGCTGGGTCGCGCGTACCCCGTGGCCGGTGTTCACGCTGGGCATGCTGCAGGCCGACATCATCGGCGCGCTGTTCGTGCTCGGCTTCCTGCGGTTCGGCCTGCCGCCCGAGGACCGCATCCAGCTGCAGGATCTGCCTGCCGCCAACCTCGCGGTGTTCCTGGGCTACCTCTTCGTGTCGTTCACCGTCGGTGCGTACCTGACGCTGCGGCTGCTGCTGCCGGTCATCCGCTGGCAGCGGCGCGACACGCTGCTTGCCGACGGCGATCCGGCGATCACCGAGCTGGCCCGCACGCGAGCCCTGCGGATGCCGTTCTACCGAACCCTGATCAGCGTCTCGAACTGGTGTTTCGGGTCCATCGTGTTCATCATCGCCAGCTGGCCCGTGGCCAGCGGCTCGGCACCCATCGTCGCCGTGGCGACCGCACTCGGTGCCACCGCCACGGCCATCATCGGCTACCTGCAGTCCGAACGCGTGCTGCGCCCGGTCGCGGTCGCCGCGCTGCGCGGCGGCGTGCCGGAGAACTTCCACGCGCCCGGCGTGATCCTGCGCCAGGTGCTCACCTGGGTGCTGTCGACGGGCGTCCCGGTCCTGGCTATCGTGCTGGCGCTGGTGGCCAGCAAGTTCTCGATCCTCACCGCGACGGCCGACCGGCTCACCACACCGCTCCTGCTGCTGGCCGTCGCCGCGCTGGTGATCGGGCTGTCCGGCACGGTGCTGGTGGCCATGTCGATCGCCGACCCGCTGCGCCAATTGCGTTGGGCACTGGGCGAAGTACAGCGCGGCAACTACAACGCGCACATGCAGATCTACGACGCCAGCGAGCTGGGCTTGCTGCAGGCCGGGTTCAACGACATGGTGCGCGACCTCGCCGAGCGGCAACGACTGCGCGACCTGTTCGGCCGCTACGTGGGCGAGGATGTCGCGCGCCGCGCGCTCGAACGCGGCACCGAGCTGGGCGGCCAGGAACGTGACGTCGCGGTGCTTTTCGTCGACCTGGTCGGTTCGACGCACCTGGCGTCGACCATCCCGGCCGCCGAGGTCGTCAACCTGCTCAACGAGTTCTTCCGCGTCATCGTCGACACCGTCAACCGCCACGGCGGGTTCGTCAACAAGTTCCAGGGTGACGCCGCGCTGGCCATCTTCGGCGCGCCCATCGAACATCCCGACGCGTCGGGTGCCGCGCTGGCGGCTTCGCGCGAACTGCACGACGAGCTGCTCACCGTGCTGGGCAGCGACACCGAGTTCGGCATCGGGGTTTCGGCGGGCCGCGCGATCGCCGGCCACATCGGCGCTCAGGCCCGGTTCGAGTACACCGTGATCGGCGACCCCGTCAACGAGGCCGCCCGGCTGACCGAGCTGGCCAAGCTCGAGGAAGGCCACGTGCTGGCATCCGCGATCGCCGTCAGCGGTGCACTGGATGCCGAAGCACTGTGCTGGGACGTCGGCGAGATCGTCGAGCTGCGCGGCCGTACCGCACCCACGCAGCTGGCCCGCCCCGTGAACCTGGTGTTGCCGCGCGACCTCGCCGACAACGTCACCGAAAGCGACCTGACCGGTTAG